The segment CAAGATTGTAAAAttgtatagaaaaaataaataatgtttttgattAAAACATGGTGTTATTTACTGGAAATTTTAATGTTACCACGCTGAGTATGAATTAAAAGTAAGGTCCAAAATCCTTTGGAAAATAAACCACTAAAGGAAGTTAGACTATCCATGAtcaacataggctacattttgcCGACTACGGGAAGTAGTTCATATAGGATCCCGGTGAAACCTCGGTAAATAGCTAGTGAACAGGCTTTGTGATATTTTTCTTATTCTCAACCTTCCCCTATTCCTATCCTCAACTATTATAAATCATCACACAAATACCGAGCGCCATCTGTCGGCCTCAAGCAACAACATCAGTTCAAACTTACCTAAGCAATGGCCGACCGGCATCAATgggtgtaaaatataaaatgtacagTGAAATACGACGGTAGCTGTAATCTGAATGAATAAGGTTTGACTAACAATGGTATTATTTGTACATCTTCCGCTGCCGCTGCGGGTAGGCAGTAAACTTGTCAAACCGTTTGAAAAGCAAATGTGTAGATTTAGAGGGTCGAGCGATACTGAAGTACGAGTACTAGCCAGATATTTTACAAAtcttaagatttttttcataGGTTGCTTTACCGAACCCAACCTACCTGAAACTCCTGATTtctttttttgacgttctacgtGAGCTAAAAGGACGGGGAATCGGACAAGGGGAAGAGACTAACAAAGATGATGGAGCCATCTGTCACTGTCGATAGGCACCATGGTGTGGATGCGGTGGTACCCATGATGACGCAGTAATACTGAGTAGCAAATACCGTGTGAGCTAaagtaaaaaccggccaagtgcgagtcggactcgcgcacgtagggttccgtaccattatttaaaatgagcaaaaaatcacgtttgttgtatgggagccccccacaATATTTCATTCGAGTTTTCactatttgttgttaaagcggcaacagaaatacatcatctgtgaaaatttcaactctctaactatcacggttcatgagatacagcctggtgacagacggagagacggacggacggacggacagaggagcgaaaacaatagggtcccgttttaccctttggatacggaaccctaaaaaataaataatctaatgATACAttccattaatttaatttagcttCTTTTAATCGCATTCATCTTCAGAACCAGTCTTCCAATTTGGCGGCATAGTCTTTCCCGTAGCGGGGCCACAACcctttttcttcttattttctttcttcttcttctgatTGCCTGGTGGAGGACAATTTATTAGATGATCAAAGACAGCCTTGCAGCTTTTTGGACAGTACTTTTCTTGTTTCGGTTTAGGCGTTTCACAACTCTCTGAACATTTTTCTGTAGTAGCATCACATTCATCGTTAGATTCAGAACAcgaattcttcttcttttttggTTTCTTTTTCGGTTCATCATCAGGACACTTTTCTTCACATTCAACAATAGCTTGGCATCGGGAACGAAGTGCCTCTGCTATCATTATTTCCTTTTCTATTTGTTCCTCTGAATTTTCGTCTACTTGACCATCCTAAAACAGCACTTTATcaataaaactatttcaataAATTGAATCAAAATTCACCTTCAGTTTGTAAAAGTAAGTGAATCAAAAATAACAACTTGAGTACTTACTCtcaacatattattatcatcgtTTGTTTTACCCCCCAATAAAGTATCATAAATATTGTTTGCAGTCTTCACTTTATCGAATCTGTAGTTTCTAGTAGAATCTTCATATTCTATTGATGATGAGTAGACTTGTATTACTTCATCTGAACTTCTTGATTGATAATTAGGTCCTATTACAACAATTAGTGGTTTTCTTGGGCCTTGTCCTTTTAGCCCGGAAGGCATCTCTGAGGAATCATATCCAAATGTATCGATCGAGTGTAGATCGTGCtgaaaatgttcaaaaaatactttcagtTATGTTTTTTGCAACTGAGTTAAATGGAGAGGTATAGCTTAAATATTAACAACAGCCTGTTCGTCTCCGTTCAATAGTTAAGGACCTTTTTCGAAGCCAACATCATCATGTTTGTCAGCCATTTTATAATTCCACTGTTGGGTTGCGGCCTCGTCGCACCCAGAAAGATTCGTCGTAAATCACCACGCTAGCTCACTGCAGACTTCATagtcaaaaacaaataagttttttttctctctttacaatattactttagaaagctgtcattgaacatctttggcagtcgttacctACTCAAAAGCTGGTAAGTCTGACAATGTACCaaagggaaaaggctcgggagatgaggaTGACAATGTAAGTTTAGATAAGAGCATAAAAACCTTACTATTGCAgttattattgtaaaaatatataaaactgaaCGTGGTCCCAGCACCATGTCGATATCACAAATGAACAGTTTGTTTACGTTACACTGTCGCTTTTAATTACTGATTATATGTGTTTTCATCCATTTTTGGGCCGTGACTGGCATCCACTTTtggtttaatattaatttatgtacatGCATTTTCTTGATAAAACTTTAAACTCCTCTCATGTTGAAAAATCCTGTTTGAAGTATCATAAAACCTATGAATAAGTCCATAGGTTgaacatttatatatatatctacTAACTAGCGatccgccccggcttcgcacgagaataatgttaatataaaccttcctcttcaatcactgtatctattaaaaaaatcgCATAAAAATCCGTTgggtagttttaaagatttacaTGTTCATAGGGATATaaggacagagaaagcgactcTTGTTTTATACTGTGTAGTGATATTTTATATGTAGAGCTAAAGAATGTGTTTGCTTTCTTTGAATCGGTTATCCCAGGAACGCAGGGACCATATGGAAAATTCCAGTATTCTGTAGGAATTTCTATTTTGTGTGTCTGTGTATAGACAAAAAGTGGTCTATAACCTCAATAAATGAACTATGTTTATCTTAACCTCATAGATTTTTCAAAGCGGTCCAGCAATTCCTCCAAATAGCGAGTTCATGCAAAGAAACTAatgaactcttcagcttaatgATATCAAATACTAGGGGATAGTTGAGTTtcataacaatgaaagaattatTTACATCGATTCAGTTATTCCCGAGTGATTCAGTGcgcaaagaacaatgtcaggtttcggcccacccaatcaacttttaaaactaaattctcacggacacaaagttctttactacaacaatttacatataaaatactaacttcttataaaatatttaattgttacctagaacttttcaaaaaaaaaatatcatgttaataagtaattattttgtttatcgagttcaggtttttcgtttgaataatttggttttgagaagttcaatgcaaaagtggaaaacatagaaaagcttctgacattaaactacacaaaaactgtaagaattttcactgtacatgaaatatttttatagagcctaagttactatggacgtctgacattgttctttgtcaacttatagtaaaataagttttatagatagatACCTATTTTTATTGTGTTGTGTTTTATTGAAAAGCAATCCTGTATTTCTTgtttatatattaaaatatttataaattaaaccaTCAACCGGTTAACAAAGAGCCCGATCTCCGTTTAAATATAATCTGGCCTGCCTTTGTCGTTCACAAAGCAGCTTAGGTATTTAGCTTTAGGCGTAGTTGTTACTGTAAACCATTTTATAAGGCTAAAGTAAATTAAACTTTGAGCTATGCTTCGTTGGTTTTTGCGGTAGAAATTCAGGACATTCAAAACTAGGACAAAATAAATAGCCTCTTATATAGCTTTAGCACTTCCCGTTTATGGACAAAAGTagctttttaacacgcttatattagcttcaatTGTAACtcactatgtatgtaagaaaatcttgtaatcctaatttgacccacttcccggtcttcgattaggataaaATTTTGCAAACGCTCTGAGTTCTACATGACTAGCTAAATAACGTTACAAAAAGTTTTCTAATTGATATGATAGCATAtgttaggtagcccatttatcaagaaagTTTATAGGTTATTTTTCATACAGCTAGAGAAACTAGAAACTAATGATTATAATAACTGAaatgtgaaaacaaaaaaaaacaaacaattctgTACTGATTCACTGAAATTTATTCAACAATTTACAGTATGTTTTTCAAATTCAGTTTATTGATGATTCCTACGACAAAAGTAGACAatgtttatgttattattttaagtacataTTAACATTTTCCGCCGTCGCCGTCGCCATCCTTGGAGCAACTGTTTTCTTGGGAGTTGGAGCACTGCTCAGCTACCCCAATTTGCCGATCAGATCCTCTGTTTATCTGGTTTTCTAGCAAAGCTTGATTGGACTGCAAAAGTAAGTTGGTTAAATAGTTTTAAGCATCACTTAcaactattttataacaaaaacctGAATTGGTCAAAAATATGGTTACCCTCGTTGTTTTAGGTAGACTATATacatagatagcgcctacgtcgaaaatactgttttgtatttaaatgacaacctgctaatttattttttgattctTACCCTTAAAATATCATAGACAGCATCAATAGCATCTTTAGCCATATCTCTATCATTGTCATGTCCATGGTCACCATGCCAGGGGTGGTTGTGATTGCTATGATCAGACTTCGATTGACTTTGAGAATCCAAGTCTAAAGCCTTGATATTGTTAGCAGCATCCACTACCACGATCAGAGGACTGTTGGCGTCTTTTGATATGAATTCTGAGAGAATGCCTAATGATTGACTGTTGTATGGTGCGGCTGAAAGACCAGTCTGAAAGAATGAAATTAAACTGAGCGTtagttcttaaaattaaatttaaatttgtcAAAATTTAAGAATTATAGAATGTAAAAATTTTTGGTTTGGTC is part of the Helicoverpa zea isolate HzStark_Cry1AcR chromosome 26, ilHelZeax1.1, whole genome shotgun sequence genome and harbors:
- the LOC124643136 gene encoding uncharacterized protein LOC124643136, whose product is MPSGLKGQGPRKPLIVVIGPNYQSRSSDEVIQVYSSSIEYEDSTRNYRFDKVKTANNIYDTLLGGKTNDDNNMLRDGQVDENSEEQIEKEIMIAEALRSRCQAIVECEEKCPDDEPKKKPKKKKNSCSESNDECDATTEKCSESCETPKPKQEKYCPKSCKAVFDHLINCPPPGNQKKKKENKKKKGCGPATGKTMPPNWKTGSEDECD
- the LOC124643117 gene encoding uncharacterized protein LOC124643117; the encoded protein is MVLNGSLVLRFFLLICTITGLSAAPYNSQSLGILSEFISKDANSPLIVVVDAANNIKALDLDSQSQSKSDHSNHNHPWHGDHGHDNDRDMAKDAIDAVYDILRSNQALLENQINRGSDRQIGVAEQCSNSQENSCSKDGDGDGGKC